In Candidatus Marinimicrobia bacterium CG08_land_8_20_14_0_20_45_22, one genomic interval encodes:
- a CDS encoding aspartate 1-decarboxylase — translation MNIQMLKSKIHRATVTETRLNYEGSITIDHELIAAAHLHINERVQILNINNGSRFDTYVIEGTAGKREICLNGAAARLAQPGDLIIILSYAIVDEKELKNWKPVFVYVDAGNNPV, via the coding sequence ATGAACATTCAGATGTTGAAATCTAAGATACACCGCGCGACTGTCACGGAAACGCGTTTGAATTACGAAGGAAGCATTACAATTGACCATGAATTGATCGCCGCCGCTCATCTGCACATTAATGAAAGAGTACAGATACTGAATATCAACAACGGATCCCGCTTTGATACTTATGTCATTGAAGGAACAGCCGGGAAGCGGGAAATTTGTCTGAACGGCGCCGCCGCGCGTTTAGCGCAACCAGGTGATCTGATCATTATACTTTCCTATGCAATTGTCGATGAAAAAGAGTTGAAAAACTGGAAACCGGTATTTGTTTACGTCGATGCCGGGAATAACCCCGTTTAA
- a CDS encoding phosphatase PAP2 family protein, whose translation MEAILRIDTALFYFLNVKIANPFFDWIMPILTNIVFLFSTFVILAIILLIFGNKKVRIAIIISILAVSTSDVICARILKPTFKRIRPSRSLDNIHLLVKKGGKYGFPSNHAANVSAGMFVLSFFFRKYRYAFLTFALVIAFSRVYVGVHFPLDVLAGLLLGVLFAVFWIGVWTFIRNREEKKGRTFFSLIDYATK comes from the coding sequence ATGGAAGCGATCCTTCGAATAGATACAGCCTTATTTTACTTTCTCAATGTCAAAATTGCTAATCCGTTTTTTGACTGGATTATGCCAATTCTGACCAATATCGTCTTTCTTTTTTCCACCTTCGTAATTCTTGCCATCATTTTGCTTATTTTCGGTAACAAAAAAGTCCGAATTGCTATCATTATTTCAATTCTGGCAGTTTCAACATCAGATGTCATCTGCGCGCGTATTTTAAAGCCCACTTTTAAAAGAATCCGACCTTCTCGTTCGCTCGATAACATTCATTTACTAGTAAAAAAAGGCGGAAAATATGGTTTTCCGTCGAACCATGCAGCGAATGTCTCTGCGGGTATGTTTGTTCTTTCTTTCTTTTTCCGTAAATATCGCTATGCTTTTCTGACCTTTGCGCTTGTCATCGCTTTTTCTCGCGTTTACGTCGGCGTTCATTTTCCGCTGGATGTTCTGGCGGGACTCCTGTTGGGTGTTTTATTCGCCGTATTCTGGATCGGCGTCTGGACATTTATCAGAAATCGAGAAGAAAAAAAAGGGCGAACATTTTTTTCATTGATAGATTATGCAACCAAATAA
- a CDS encoding bifunctional homocysteine S-methyltransferase/methylenetetrahydrofolate reductase, which translates to MSRVKFLDFLRDNIVLFDGAMGTSIYARGIYINRCYDELNLSKPDLVKEIHLGYVQAGADVIETNTFGANRFKLSAYGYNEELYAINFRGAHIAREVAGENLWIAGSVGPLGIRIEPWGPTSEGEAEEAFGDQIKALADGGVDLIILETFSDLNEIHQAIKAVRRVCSLPVIAQMTIDENGNTSYGTPIEQVAQQLTKFEPDIVGLNCGVGPHMMLSSLERMIPMTDLPISIQPNAGFPKKIENRAIYLSSAEYMAEYARRFIQAGAKIVGGCCGTTPEYIQAMRSAIQSLIPGRKGHRIDIKPATIPGVNPVPIEQKSKFATKLASREFVTSVELVPPRGIEVSAAISATRILREVKVDSVNIPEGPRALSRMGATYLSKIILDEVGIEPIVHYTCRDRNLLGIISDLLGIHALGLRNLLLITGDPPKMGDLPNATAVFDIDSIGLVNVVNRLNHGIDLGGNPIGRPTEYLIGVGVNPGAIDLDNELRRFEWKVKAGAEFAITQPVFDVDILFSFLERIRPFGIPIVAGIWPLVSLRNAEFMNNEIPGTHVPDEILKRMASAQTRESALNTGLEIARETIQQIFPSVNGVQISMPFGKIDTVLKVLDILPALKSVNNSITDVK; encoded by the coding sequence ATGAGTCGAGTAAAATTTCTCGATTTTCTGCGGGACAATATTGTTTTGTTCGACGGCGCGATGGGAACTTCTATATATGCGCGGGGAATTTATATCAATCGTTGTTATGATGAACTTAATTTAAGTAAGCCGGATTTAGTGAAGGAAATTCATCTGGGTTACGTTCAAGCGGGAGCCGATGTTATCGAAACGAATACTTTCGGAGCGAATCGATTTAAACTAAGCGCTTATGGGTATAACGAGGAACTTTACGCCATCAACTTCCGCGGCGCGCATATCGCCCGTGAAGTTGCCGGAGAAAATCTGTGGATCGCCGGTTCTGTTGGACCTTTGGGTATTCGGATCGAGCCATGGGGACCGACATCAGAAGGCGAAGCGGAGGAGGCGTTCGGAGACCAGATTAAAGCGCTTGCCGATGGCGGCGTTGATCTAATCATTTTGGAAACATTTTCAGATTTGAATGAAATTCATCAGGCGATCAAGGCCGTGCGCAGAGTCTGTTCTTTGCCGGTTATCGCACAGATGACAATCGATGAAAACGGAAATACAAGTTATGGAACGCCGATCGAACAAGTTGCTCAGCAATTAACAAAATTCGAACCGGATATAGTCGGACTGAATTGCGGTGTGGGCCCACACATGATGCTATCTTCTTTGGAGCGCATGATTCCTATGACCGATTTGCCGATTTCCATTCAACCCAATGCCGGTTTTCCGAAAAAAATTGAGAATAGGGCAATTTATCTGTCATCGGCAGAATACATGGCAGAATACGCACGTCGATTTATTCAGGCTGGCGCCAAAATAGTTGGCGGTTGTTGCGGAACGACACCGGAATACATCCAAGCGATGCGAAGCGCAATTCAATCGCTGATTCCTGGTCGGAAGGGACACCGTATCGATATCAAACCGGCCACGATTCCAGGTGTAAATCCTGTTCCAATCGAGCAAAAATCTAAATTTGCCACAAAATTAGCGAGCCGGGAATTTGTAACCAGCGTCGAACTCGTCCCGCCGCGAGGAATTGAGGTCTCGGCGGCAATTTCCGCGACGCGAATTTTGAGAGAAGTGAAAGTCGATTCAGTTAATATTCCTGAAGGACCACGCGCTCTTTCCCGAATGGGCGCGACCTATTTGTCGAAGATTATTCTGGATGAAGTGGGAATCGAACCGATCGTTCATTATACTTGTCGCGATCGTAATCTTCTCGGGATTATTTCAGACTTGCTGGGAATTCACGCGTTGGGATTGCGGAATTTGCTTCTTATTACTGGCGATCCGCCCAAAATGGGCGACCTACCCAATGCAACTGCGGTTTTTGACATTGACTCCATCGGTTTGGTGAATGTTGTTAATCGGTTGAATCATGGCATTGATCTCGGCGGAAATCCGATTGGCAGACCAACGGAGTATTTAATTGGTGTTGGCGTTAATCCGGGAGCAATCGATCTGGATAACGAGTTGCGCCGGTTCGAGTGGAAGGTGAAAGCTGGAGCGGAATTTGCAATTACCCAGCCGGTATTTGATGTCGATATATTGTTCAGTTTTTTGGAGAGAATCCGACCGTTCGGGATTCCGATCGTTGCGGGTATCTGGCCTTTGGTCAGCCTTCGGAATGCTGAATTTATGAATAATGAAATTCCCGGGACTCATGTTCCGGATGAAATATTAAAACGCATGGCTTCCGCACAAACGCGCGAATCAGCGTTAAATACTGGCTTGGAGATTGCCCGCGAGACGATTCAACAAATTTTTCCCTCCGTTAATGGAGTTCAGATTTCAATGCCGTTTGGGAAAATCGACACCGTGTTGAAGGTTTTGGATATCCTTCCGGCGCTGAAATCGGTTAACAACTCCATAACTGACGTAAAATAA